In a genomic window of Lepisosteus oculatus isolate fLepOcu1 chromosome 3, fLepOcu1.hap2, whole genome shotgun sequence:
- the LOC107076602 gene encoding CD9 antigen-like: MELDGCGYAAKIFFYLLNVILALEGLLLMVGGSLLVILAQSSQFFQMTGHYEIIMIGLILLIIMGLILIVAIIMVDVAKCSKSIDIYKAYISIISSALGMAIAVGISAYVSRQKVAAQLSDFYTCVYVQYVGNKHNTFLRLSLMLAQRMLDCCGVGGILEPFVQETCPGRDGFWNAITTPTCPNTLSSLDEAIGKIFLGSFIGTAVLLGLAILCCCVFVNSVKLARDRLQQNNLFHLIPQT, encoded by the exons ATGGAGCTGGACGGCTGTGGTTACGCGGCAAAGATCTTCTTTTACCTTCTGAACGTCATCTTGGCC CTGGAGGGACTCTTGCTGATGGTCGGAGGCAGCTTGCTGGTCATTTTGGCCCAGTCCAGTCAGTTCTTCCAGATGACGGGACATTATGAGATCATCATGATTG GGCTGATCTTACTGATCATTATGGGATTGATCCTCATTGTGGCCATCATAATGGTCGACGTAGCAAAGTGCTCCAAGTCCATCGACATCTACAAAGCG tacATCTCTATCATTAGCAGTGCCCTGGGTATGGCCATTGCTGTGGGAATCTCTGCTTATGTCAGTCGGCAGAAG GTGGCTGCCCAGTTAAGTGACTTCTACACTTGTGTGTATGTTCAATATGTTGGGAATAAACACAACACATTCCTCCGGTTGTCCCTGATGTTGGCTCAACGCATG CTGGACTGTTGTGGAGTTGGCGGGATTCTGGAGCCCTTTGTCCAAGAGACATGCCCAGGAAGAGATGGGTTCTGGAATGCAATCACAACGCCA acCTGTCCTAACACCTTGAGCAGCCTGGATGAAGCCATTGGCAAAATCTTCCTTGGATCCTTCATTGGAACTGCAGTGCTACTG GGTCTTGCCATCCTCTGCTGTTGTGTTTTCGTGAACTCTGTGAAGCTAGCAAGAGACAGGCTACAACAAAACAACTTGTTTCATCTGATCCCTCAAACATAA
- the LOC107076599 gene encoding zinc finger protein 449-like, with protein MGPDVGTDLVEFFASLLDLHRQQLRALTRQGDIQAAVLAKLLNYRKASPSQTWGELRMPQMAPGADPESYITVFEHTATSSRLPREQWAGRLRGLLSEEARAACPAPSSREEPADYEALKARVLNLSAAEEDGHRLQFRSLRCPPGGSPRAVAKQLYEAAERWLKPERRSSTQVLHRIVIEQFVSVLPDDTAAWVRRHCPTNLDRAIRLAEDHLAVPGPAAGRKGPDPLPSQTSGSGQGPAAAGLSGSQQTPGEATQDRSSHFPTQEHPSPPQKVHLHRGSDYNGSQGSKTKSFPVKREDVSLDCENVKLEVYELPSVSFEVELPAVSSVNSTQPVRAQHSAGCHRRLSKMHCQPGERVCLFVQREPPRSQTVHRSQEAIQLEHVHNVQKPPELQSSVDSRENGDNPHPDRTNPEAPEGRTAEISPIWRVSENTAPHEKADEDLPVSVEEPEEQSSHPQDQEEQVLADEEMTCLPDPSPHSLPPACTSETEAGPSLGGPSSPDPKRKGTEDSGRSGRKFRTQHVKIPVADKLHQCSYCRRTFVTHPDLLLHQKSHSGKKPYVCPKCSSKFSKPHHLKRHLRIHSGEKPYRCGDCGKSFRELDTLKRHQHIHTGAKLWQCEDCKKCFSQIWSLKEHQKIHTGEKPFRCTECGKRFRHKSALIKHHRTHTGERPYVCGTCRKGFGQLDTLKRHQVVHMKQKPNETRARK; from the exons ATGGGGCCTGATGTTGGGACGGATCTCGTTGAGTTTTTTGCCTCGCTGTTAGATCTGCACAGGCAGCAGCTTCGAGCCCTCACCAGGCAGGGAGACATCCAGGCAGCAGTGCTGGCCAAGCTGCTGAACTACAGGAAAGCCAGCCCCTCCCAGACCTGGGGAGAGCTGCGAATGCCGCAGATGGCTCCGGGCGCCGACCCGGAGTCCTACATCACGGTCTTCGAGCACACCGCCACCAGCAGCCGGCTGCCCAGGGAGCAGTGGGCTGGGCGGCTCAGGGGCCTGTTGAGCGAAGAGGCTCGTGCGGCCTGCCCAGCCCCCAGCTCCCGGGAGGAGCCGGCGGACTACGAGGCGCTGAAGGCCAGGGTCTTGAACCTGTCCGCGGCCGAGGAAGACGGCCATCGCCTCCAGTTCCGCTCGCTCCGCTGTCCCCCCGGCGGGAGCCCCCGGGCCGTGGCCAAGCAGCTGTACGAGGCCGCGGAGCGCTGGCTAAAGCCCGAGAGGAGGTCCAGCACGCAGGTGCTCCACCGGATCGTTATCGAGCAGTTTGTGTCCGTCCTCCCTGACGACACCGCCGCCTGGGTCCGGAGACACTGTCCTACTAACCTCGACAGGGCGATCCGGCTCGCCGAAGACCACCTCGCTGTCCCCGGACCCGCTGCCGGGCGGAAAGGACCGGACCCCCTCCCAAGCCAAACCAGCGGCTCAGGTCAAGGCCCAGCAGCTGCCGGTCTCTCCGGTTCCCAGCAAACCCCAGGAGAAGCAACACAGGACAGGAGTTCACATTTCCCAACCCAGGAGCACCCCTCTCCTCCACA GAAAGTACACCTTCACAGAGGTTCTGACTATAATGGAAGTCAAGGCTCCAAGACCAAGTCCTTCCCCGTCAAGCGTGAAGATGTTTCTCTGGATTGTGAAAACGTTAAACTGGAGGTCTATGAGTTACCATCTGTTTCCTTTGAAGTGGAGCTGCCCGCTGTCAGTTCTGTTAACAGCACACAACCGGTGCGTGCTCAACATTCTGCCGGCTGTCACCGCAGGCTCTCGAAAATGCATTGTCAGCCTGGTGAACGGGTTTGTCTTTTTGTTCAACGTGAGCCGCCCAGATCGCAAACTGTCCACCGCAGCCAAGAAGCAATTCAACTAGAGCATGTCCACAACGTACAGAAGCCACCGGAGTTACAGTCGTCAGTGGACAGCAGAGAAAATGGAGATAATCCCCATCCTGACCGCACTAATCCTGAGGCACCTGAAGGGAGGACTGCAGAAATAAGCCCTATTTGGAGGGTAAGTGAGAACACTGCACCTCATGAGAAGGCTGATGAAGACCTACCCGTTAGCGTTGAAGAGCCAGAGGAGCAGTCGTCACACCCTCAAGATCAGGAGGAACAGGTCTTGGCTGATGAGGAAATGACCTGTTTGCCAGACCCATCTCCGCACTCTTTACCTCCTGCCTGTACCTCTGAGACAGAAGCAGGCCCTAGTTTAGGTGGTCCCAGCAGCCCCGATCCCAAAAGGAAAGGGACCGAGGACAGTGGGAGAAGTGGGAGAAAATTCCGCACCCAGCACGTGAAGATTCCCGTGGCCGACAAGCTGCATCAGTGCTCCTACTGCAGGCGGACGTTCGTGACCCACCCGGACCTTCTGCTCCACCAGAAGTCTCACAGTGGGAAGAAGCCATATGTGTGCCCCAAGTGTAGCAGCAAATTCAGTAAGCCGCACCATCTCAAGAGACACCTGCGGATCCACAGTGGGGAAAAGCCCTACCGCTGCGGGGACTGTGGGAAAAGTTTCAGAGAGCTGGACACCCTGAAAAggcaccagcacattcacaccgGAGCCAAGCTGTGGCAGTGCGAGGACTGCAAGAAGTGCTTCAGCCAGATTTGGAGCCTGAAAGAGCACCAGAAAATTCACACGGGCGAGAAACCATTTAGGTGCACAGAATGTGGGAAGAGGTTCCGGCACAAAAGTGCCCTGATAAAGCATCATCGAACccacacaggggagagaccGTATGTGTGTGGGACATGCAGGAAGGGTTTCGGTCAATTGGATACTCTCAAAAGGCACCAGGTTGTCCACATGAAACAGAAGCCAAACGAGACAAGAGCtagaaaataa
- the LOC107076600 gene encoding zona pellucida sperm-binding protein 3-like, protein MGFVQCLVFFSLASGAGAIARTGAEERRELEPYPWLETAASSQPVTSRPGHRRRDTVQRFRMVPRAFPGGRLDFIRRHNGTGVRLPFDGDGTPDALSPGSKKTDLASPDEDAQFLGVRRPTPAVSTALGAPKGQGRRVAGPAPAKAPSQESRGLGYPVTQGSKPNGTGSVRVKCGDKYLRVEVERDFWGTGTLLGDSELSLGSGCSSNGRKRKRSKFITFTYELHACGTRRQITDAELVYFNRLYYTPRVGRRRSRTQVATLQCHYARTKTVSSHGVKPTWAPVSSRRSSSSHFAFSFGVMTDDWKPSSKTVYFLGQTINLQVSVRLQARLGFKVYIDSCVATTTQSVDSKPSYSIIQDYGCLVDSRLTHSTSKFMSPRSNSTLQFQIKAFQFENSLSDKIFIHCRVWAVDAKAPPSEKKKSCQYNQGDKRWEELEGQDGVCGCCERRSCGRDRWSRSPEDHPDGSGSWNPSGALGDVTVGPLRILAPRSNSSVNSRESRPLWHDANLTVAGDSGMQLAQLLIASASAVCGFSLLMGLFCLCRLGCRIPRHPSLDSCRNTHSP, encoded by the exons ATGGGTTTTGTGCAATGCTTGGTTTTCTTCTCCCTGGCCAGCGGCGCAGGAGCTATCGCGAGGACGGGCGCAGAAGAGCGGAGAGAGCTGGAGCCCTACCCGTGGCTGGAGACAGCCGCCAGCTCCCAGCCTGTAACCTCCAGGCCCGGCCATCGCAGACGGGACACCGTGCAGAGGTTTCGGATGGTCCCCCGCGCGTTCCCAGGGGGGAGACTGGATTTTATCCGCCGGCACAACGGCACTGGCGTCAGACTCCCGTTTGACGGAGACGGGACTCCAGACGCACTCTCCCCCGGGAGCAAGAAGACGGACCTCGCTTCTCCCGACGAAGACGCTCAGTTTCTCGGCGTACGCAGACCTACCCCGGCCGTGTCTACGGCTCTGGGGGCTCCCAAAGGCCAAGGCCGTCGGGTCGCGGGTCCCGCCCCGGCCAAGGCGCCGTCCCAGGAGAGCCGCGGGTTGGGCTACCCGGTCACGCAGGGGTCGAAGCCCAACGGGACCGGTTCCGTGCGAGTCAAGTGCGGGGACAAGTACTTGCGAGTGGAGGTGGAGCGGGACTTCTGGGGCACGGGGACGCTGCTGGGAGACTCGGAGCTCTCACTGGGCAGCGGCTGCAGCAGTAACGGGAGGAAGAGAAAGCGCTCCAAGTTCATCACCTTCACCTACGAGCTGCACGCCTGTGGCACTCGGCGACAG ATCACCGACGCGGAGCTGGTCTACTTCAACCGCCTGTACTACACCCCGCGGGTCGGGAGGCGGCGGAGCAGGACGCAGGTGGCCACGCTGCAGTGCCATTACGCGCG GACCAAGACGGTGTCCAGCCACGGCGTCAAGCCCACCTGGGCGCCCGTGTCCTCCAGGCGCTCCTCCAGCAGCCACTTCGCCTTCTCGTTCGGCGTGATGACCG ATGATTGGAAACCTTCGTCCAAGACGGTCTACTTCCTCGGACAGACCATCAATCTCCAGGTGTCCGTGCGTCTGCAGGCCCGTCTGGGTTTCAAGGTGTACATCGATAGCTGCGTCGCAACCACTACCCAGAGTGTTGACTCCAAGCCCAGCTATTCTATTATTCAGGATTATGG GTGTCTTGTGGACAGTAGGCTCACCCACTCCACCTCGAAGTTCATGTCCCCTCGGAGCAACAGCACCCTGCAGTTCCAGATCAAAGCCTTCCAGTTTGAGAACAGCCTCTCGGACAAG ATATTTATCCACTGCCGCGTTTGGGCTGTTGACGCCAAGGCCCCTCCCAGTGAGAAGAAAAAGAGCTGTCAGTACAACCAGGGAGACAAAAG GTGGGAGGAGCTAGAGGGACAAGATGGCGTCTGTGGCTGCTGTGAACGGAGGTCGTGTGGGAGAGACCGCTGGAGTCGAAGCCCAGAGGATCACCCTGATG GGTCAGGATCATGGAACCCCAGTGGGGCTCTTGGTGATGTCACAGTGGGCCCGCTGCGCATCTTGGCTCCCAGATCAAACTCGTCTGTCAACAGTAGGGAGAGTCGCCCCTTGTGGCATGACGCCAATCTGACCGTGGCAG GTGACTCGGGGATGCAGCTGGCCCAGCTGTTGATCGCCTCTGCCTCTGCGGTGTGTGGCTTCTCTCTCCTGATGGGCCTCTTCTGCCTCTGCCGCCTTGGCTGTCGCATTCCCAGGCATCCCTCCCTGGATTCCTGCAGGAATACCCACAGCCCATGA
- the LOC102698126 gene encoding UDP-GlcNAc:betaGal beta-1,3-N-acetylglucosaminyltransferase 7-like → MRLSRICGKTFCNVLLLAIFMVIFAMVQKVILQSAFTEKTARDISGERVYVRGHISVWTGGRNESVTEHKVVRAWDVTDAHCSANTSLAALPWFAEVGERTQQFLLYRHCRYYPMIFNHPEKCEGDVYLLLVIKSMIPQHRRREAIRKTWGEQKKVNGKKVRLVFLVGAATLGEEHVHHQKLLEYEDRLFGDILQWDFKDTFYNLTLKEVNFLKWFSTYCPNVPFVFKGDDDIFVNVENIVEFLEKNGSNPDLIVGTLLYTSPPVREKNNRYFVPAEMFNETFYPPYLSGGGYLMAGPLTVRLHLASERVDLLPIDDAFVGMCLRVLHVSPKEHSGIKPWGIHEPGKKNELSKNPCFYRDLLMVHRFTPGELLLMWKIMKSDVICSRVKHFG, encoded by the exons AT GCGTCTCAGCAGGATCTGCGGGAAGACTTTCTGCAACGTCCTTCTACTGGCAATCTTTATGGTAATCTTTGCCATGGTGCAGAAGGTCATCCTCCAAAGTGCCTTCACTGAAAAGACAGCCCGGGACATATCCGGCGAGCGCGTCTACGTCCGTGGACACATTTCCGTCTGGACCGGGGGCAGGAATGAGTCGGTCACTGAACACAAGGTGGTCAGAGCCTGGGATGTGACAGATGCCCACTGCTCGGCCAACACCAGCCTGGCTGCCTTGCCGTGGTTTGCCGAGGTGGGCGAGCGCACCCAGCAGTTCCTGCTGTACCGACACTGCAGGTACTACCCTATGATCTTTAACCACCCAGAGAAGTGTGAAGGGGACGTCTACCTCCTTCTAGTCATCAAGTCCATGATCCCTCAGCACAGACGCAGAGAGGCCATCCGGAAGACCTGGGGTGAACAGAAGAAGGTGAATGGCAAGAAAGTCAGGCTGGTCTTCCTGGTGGGGGCAGCCACCCTGGGCGAAGAGCACGTCCACCACCAGAAACTCCTGGAGTACGAAGACAGGCTCTTTGGGGACATCCTGCAGTGGGACTTTAAAGACACCTTCTACAACCTGACCCTGAAGGAAGTCAATTTCCTGAAGTGGTTCTCCACCTACTGCCCCAACGTGCCGTTTGTCTTCAAGGGCGATGACGACATCTTCGTCAACGTGGAGAACATCGTcgagtttctggaaaaaaacgGCAGCAATCCGGACCTTATTGTGGGGACACTCCTCTACACCTCCCCGCCCGTCAGAGAGAAGAATAACAGATACTTCGTCCCCGCCGAGATGTTCAATGAGACCTTTTACCCGCCGTATCTCAGTGGAGGGGGGTACCTCATGGCTGGGCCCCTGACTGTGAGGCTGCACCTGGCCTCTGAGCGCGTGGACCTCCTGCCCATTGACGATGCCTTCGTGGGCATGTGCCTCAGAGTGCTCCACGTGAGCCCCAAGGAGCACAGTGGCATCAAGCCTTGGGGGATCCATGAGCCTGGCAAAAAGAACGAGCTCAGCAAAAACCCCTGTTTCTATCGGGACCTGCTGATGGTCCATAGGTTCACCCCCGGAGAGCTGCTTCTCATGTGGAAAATAATGAAGAGCGATGTCATCTGCTCGCGGGTAAAACACTTCGGGTAG